The proteins below come from a single Lineus longissimus chromosome 5, tnLinLong1.2, whole genome shotgun sequence genomic window:
- the LOC135488116 gene encoding ADP,ATP carrier protein-like: MPKKEFNPIEFVKDLLVGGVSAGISKTAVAPIERVKLLLQVQHVSKQIAVDQRYKGIIDCFVRVPKEQGFASLWRGNLANVIRYFPTQALNFAFKDQYKEIFLGGVDKNKQFWRYFAGNLASGGAAGATSLCFVYPLDFARTRLAADVGKAGTDKREFRGLGHCLTSIAKSDGVTGLYRGFGVSVQGIIIYRAAYFGGFDTAKAMLISDPKSANFFVSWMIAQVVTTGAGILSYPFDTVRRRMMMQSGRKDVLYKNTLDCWAKIMKQEGGSAFFKGAFSNVLRGTGGALVLAMYDEIKKYI; encoded by the exons ATGCCTAAGAAAGAATTCAACCCCATCGAGTTCGTCAAGGATCTTCTTGTTGGAGGAGTTTCCGCGGGCATATCCAAGACGGCTGTCGCGCCCATCGAAAGGGTGAAACTGCTTCTCCAAGTTCAACACGTCTCCAAGCAGATCGCAGTCGACCAGAGATATAAGG GTATCATCGATTGCTTTGTGCGTGTACCGAAGGAGCAAGGATTTGCCTCACTGTGGAGGGGTAACCTGGCTAATGTCATCAGGTACTTTCCCACCCAGGCCCTCAACTTCGCCTTCAAAGACCAATACAAGGAGATTTTTCTGGGAGGAGTGGACAAGAATAAGCAATTCTGGAGATACTTCGCGGGAAATCTTGCCTCTGGGGGTGCGGCTGGTGCAACATCTCTCTGTTTCGTCTACCCGCTTGACTTCGCCAGGACCCGCCTCGCCGCAGACGTCGGAAAAGCTGGGACTGACAAGCGCGAATTCAGAGGTCTCGGGCATTGCCTGACCTCGATTGCGAAGAGCGATGGCGTCACTGGTCTCTACAGGGGATTCGGCGTCTCCGTCCAAGGCATTATCATCTACAGGGCTGCTTACTTCGGAGGTTTCGACACTGCTAAAGCCATGCTCATCTCAGACCCGAAGTCAGCCAACTTTTTCGTGTCGTGGATGATCgcccaggttgtgacaactggCGCTGGTATCTTGTCCTACCCCTTCGATACGGTCAGGAGGCGGATGATGATGCAGAGTGGCCGCAAAGACGTCCTTTACAAGAACACTCTGGACTGCTGGGCTAAAATCATGAAACAGGAAGGAGGATCAGCTTTCTTCAAGGGTGCCTTCTCCAATGTCCTCCGTGGTACTGGTGGTGCCCTTGTCTTGGCTATGTACGACGAAATCAAGAAATACATTTAA